A window of Panicum virgatum strain AP13 chromosome 8K, P.virgatum_v5, whole genome shotgun sequence contains these coding sequences:
- the LOC120644744 gene encoding F-box/LRR-repeat protein At4g14103-like isoform X1, which translates to MEQPNARHVLDGMSEGSEAARNKRQAAAGSADHLSALPDPLLQDILSFLPSPDAVRTCVLAHRWRDLWKGVPALRITRNVADKYWGPTALNGFVNHLLFLRDRSPLRVAEFYSKDWGDFEETVRYLALWVRYSLSCQVAELCVACEDDLDRWLLPKGLITSEHLTKLELVLVMSEHDLDFSSCVSLQDLKMENSSIYCNRITSPSLKRLRISGCRFLGDVRTQISAPNLISLLLDDCKQRTPLLESMPLLVEASVGLHNCCDVCRNGYEVGDCGDESCWGCQHSNYGKNSCVLLQGLSSCTNLELIATTSPPLPTSFIFRKDLTRCPVFSKLKTLLLDDWCITTNLGALICFLQHSPVLEKLILHFSKTHENLVEMGASYDMRKQPLALKDLSVEVQFYEGDQQVLKVLDVLCSYGLPPEKIKIQYPLKQIQI; encoded by the exons ATGGAGCA GCCGAACGCCCGCCACGTGCTCGACGGAATGTCTGAGGGGAGCGAGGCCGCGAGGAACAAGAGGCAGGCTGCGGCCGGCAGTGCCGACCACCTCAGCGCGctcccggacccgctcctgCAGGACATCCTGTCCTTCCTGCCATCGCCGGACGCCGTCCGAACGTGCGTGCTCGCTCACCGCTGGCGCGACCTGTGGAAGGGTGTTCCTGCGCTCCGCATCACCCGCAACGTCGCCGACAAGTACTGGGGCCCGACCGCGCTGAATGGGTTCGTCAACCACTTGCTGTTCCTCCGCGATCGGTCGCCTCTTCGAGTGGCCGAGTTCTACTCCAAAGATTGGGGTGATTTTGAAGAGACTGTGAGGTACCTGGCGCTTTGGGTGCGGTACAGCCTGTCGTGCCAGGTCGCCGAACTCTGTGTTGCCTGCGAGGACGACCTGGATCGATGGCTGCTTCCCAAGGGGCTTATAACCTCTGAGCACTTGACAAAGCTTGAGCTTGTCCTGGTCATGTCGGAGCACGATCTGGATTTCTCGAGCTGTGTGTCTCTGCAGGATCTTAAGATGGAAAATTCTAGCATTTACTGCAACAGGATCACATCCCCATCCCTAAAGCGCCTCAGAATCTCAGGATGCCGCTTCCTTGGGGATGTCCGTACCCAAATATCTGCCCCAAATCTCATTTCCCTTCTGCTAGATGACTGTAAGCAAAGGACTCCATTGCTTGAGAGCATGCCATTGCTAGTGGAGGCATCTGTCGGTCTTCATAATTGCTGTGATGTTTGTCGAAATGGTTATGAGGTTGGTGATTGTGGTGATGAGTCATGTTGGGGATGCCAACATAGCAACTATGGAAAGAATAGCTGCGT gcTTCTTCAAGGTTTGTCAAGCTGCACGAATCTGGAGTTAATAGCTACAACATCACCTCCATTACCAACATCG TTTATTTTCAGGAAGGATTTGACACGATGCCCTGTATTTAGCAAGTTAAAAACTTTGTTACTCGATGACTGGTGCATTACTACCAACCTTGGCGCGTTAATCTGCTTTCTCCAGCACTCACCAGTTCTAGAGAAGCTGATTCTTCATTTTTCTAAG ACACATGAGAATTTAGTGGAAATGGGAGCAAGTTATGATATGAGGAAGCAGCCCCTTGCATTGAAGGACCTTAGTGTTGAAGTTCAATTTTATGAAGGTGATCAGCAGGTTCTCAAAGTCTTAGATGTCTTGTGTTCCTATGGTTTACCTCCTGAGAAAATCAAGATCCAATATCCTCTAAAGCAGATTCAGATCTGA
- the LOC120644744 gene encoding F-box/LRR-repeat protein At4g14103-like isoform X2 codes for MEQPNARHVLDGMSEGSEAARNKRQAAAGSADHLSALPDPLLQDILSFLPSPDAVRTCVLAHRWRDLWKGVPALRITRNVADKYWGPTALNGFVNHLLFLRDRSPLRVAEFYSKDWGDFEETVRYLALWVRYSLSCQVAELCVACEDDLDRWLLPKGLITSEHLTKLELVLVMSEHDLDFSSCVSLQDLKMENSSIYCNRITSPSLKRLRISGCRFLGDVRTQISAPNLISLLLDDCKQRTPLLESMPLLVEASVGLHNCCDVCRNGYEVGDCGDESCWGCQHSNYGKNSCVLLQGLSSCTNLELIATTSPPLPTSFIFRKDLTRCPVFSKLKTLLLDDWCITTNLGALICFLQHSPVLEKLILHFSKTHENLVEMGASYDMRKQPLALKDLSVEVQFYEGDQQVLKVLDVLCSYGLPPEKIKIQYPLKQIQI; via the exons ATGGAGCA GCCGAACGCCCGCCACGTGCTCGACGGAATGTCTGAGGGGAGCGAGGCCGCGAGGAACAAGAGGCAGGCTGCGGCCGGCAGTGCCGACCACCTCAGCGCGctcccggacccgctcctgCAGGACATCCTGTCCTTCCTGCCATCGCCGGACGCCGTCCGAACGTGCGTGCTCGCTCACCGCTGGCGCGACCTGTGGAAGGGTGTTCCTGCGCTCCGCATCACCCGCAACGTCGCCGACAAGTACTGGGGCCCGACCGCGCTGAATGGGTTCGTCAACCACTTGCTGTTCCTCCGCGATCGGTCGCCTCTTCGAGTGGCCGAGTTCTACTCCAAAGATTGGGGTGATTTTGAAGAGACTGTGAGGTACCTGGCGCTTTGGGTGCGGTACAGCCTGTCGTGCCAGGTCGCCGAACTCTGTGTTGCCTGCGAGGACGACCTGGATCGATGGCTGCTTCCCAAGGGGCTTATAACCTCTGAGCACTTGACAAAGCTTGAGCTTGTCCTGGTCATGTCGGAGCACGATCTGGATTTCTCGAGCTGTGTGTCTCTGCAGGATCTTAAGATGGAAAATTCTAGCATTTACTGCAACAGGATCACATCCCCATCCCTAAAGCGCCTCAGAATCTCAGGATGCCGCTTCCTTGGGGATGTCCGTACCCAAATATCTGCCCCAAATCTCATTTCCCTTCTGCTAGATGACTGTAAGCAAAGGACTCCATTGCTTGAGAGCATGCCATTGCTAGTGGAGGCATCTGTCGGTCTTCATAATTGCTGTGATGTTTGTCGAAATGGTTATGAGGTTGGTGATTGTGGTGATGAGTCATGTTGGGGATGCCAACATAGCAACTATGGAAAGAATAGCTGCGTGcttct TCAAGGTTTGTCAAGCTGCACGAATCTGGAGTTAATAGCTACAACATCACCTCCATTACCAACATCG TTTATTTTCAGGAAGGATTTGACACGATGCCCTGTATTTAGCAAGTTAAAAACTTTGTTACTCGATGACTGGTGCATTACTACCAACCTTGGCGCGTTAATCTGCTTTCTCCAGCACTCACCAGTTCTAGAGAAGCTGATTCTTCATTTTTCTAAG ACACATGAGAATTTAGTGGAAATGGGAGCAAGTTATGATATGAGGAAGCAGCCCCTTGCATTGAAGGACCTTAGTGTTGAAGTTCAATTTTATGAAGGTGATCAGCAGGTTCTCAAAGTCTTAGATGTCTTGTGTTCCTATGGTTTACCTCCTGAGAAAATCAAGATCCAATATCCTCTAAAGCAGATTCAGATCTGA